A section of the Subtercola frigoramans genome encodes:
- a CDS encoding cytochrome b, whose protein sequence is MAPQLIRKSSPKRFGTVAIAFHWVSAGLILTMLTTGVMSASIADESVKASLLRIHVIVGVALFALTVARVVWRVRGDPSPDSFPGQRRWDWMAERTVRVLLYLSVFAAIGSGIATILIAGAELPLFGSGTLALPDFETAPGFSIHSTAAGILLLLSIGHGGAALWHQLIAKQRVLARIGIGRPRR, encoded by the coding sequence ATGGCCCCGCAGTTGATTCGGAAGAGCTCCCCGAAACGATTCGGGACGGTCGCGATTGCCTTTCACTGGGTCAGCGCAGGGCTGATCCTAACGATGCTCACGACGGGTGTGATGTCCGCGAGCATCGCGGATGAATCCGTGAAAGCCAGTTTGCTGAGGATACATGTCATAGTCGGCGTTGCTCTGTTCGCACTCACGGTCGCCCGTGTCGTCTGGAGAGTTCGGGGTGATCCAAGCCCGGATTCATTCCCTGGCCAGAGGCGCTGGGACTGGATGGCTGAGCGTACGGTCCGCGTGCTCCTCTACCTGTCCGTCTTCGCTGCGATCGGCAGCGGCATTGCCACGATCCTCATCGCGGGGGCAGAGTTGCCGTTATTCGGGAGCGGAACGCTGGCGCTGCCGGACTTCGAGACCGCCCCCGGGTTCTCCATCCATAGCACCGCCGCGGGAATTCTTCTGCTCTTGAGCATCGGACATGGAGGCGCGGCACTCTGGCATCAGCTGATAGCAAAGCAGCGGGTGCTCGCTCGTATCGGCATCGGCCGCCCCCGCCGATAG
- a CDS encoding TetR/AcrR family transcriptional regulator, with protein MQQSGLRERSKARRRDAIEVAGLRLFTEHGYSGTTLADIAEAAEVSPRTVSMYFPTKLDIALGFTNRGCERLTEALEARQSSQTVVGVLDAFLQKEDQSLDKERKQLVADMMAANPSLPALRTPSVERLIAAVRRALAADLGLPEDHFKTRLGVATLFGVLEAHSSAHLDENTTTSTRRIALDFLAAALATIRATP; from the coding sequence ATGCAACAGTCAGGATTGCGCGAACGATCAAAGGCGCGTCGGCGGGACGCCATCGAGGTCGCCGGCCTTCGACTGTTCACCGAACACGGTTATTCGGGTACAACCCTCGCCGACATCGCCGAGGCCGCGGAGGTCTCCCCGCGCACAGTCTCCATGTACTTCCCCACCAAACTCGATATCGCCCTGGGCTTCACGAACCGCGGCTGCGAACGGCTCACCGAAGCACTCGAGGCCCGTCAGTCGAGCCAGACCGTCGTCGGCGTGCTCGACGCCTTCCTGCAAAAAGAGGACCAGAGCCTCGACAAGGAACGCAAACAGCTGGTCGCAGACATGATGGCCGCCAACCCATCACTTCCCGCACTTCGAACCCCGTCCGTCGAACGACTCATCGCTGCAGTGCGGAGAGCACTCGCTGCCGATCTCGGTCTCCCGGAAGACCACTTCAAGACCCGGCTCGGCGTCGCCACACTGTTCGGAGTGCTCGAAGCACACTCGTCGGCCCATCTCGACGAGAACACCACCACCAGTACCCGAAGAATCGCCCTCGACTTCCTCGCCGCCGCTCTAGCCACCATACGGGCGACTCCGTAA
- a CDS encoding MMPL family transporter, with translation MASLLYRLGLGSFRHRRLVVIIWLAVLAAVGAGSLTLAGTMSDSVSIPGLESTDAQTVLAAEFGPTPDTAAAQVVVEVPSGQKVTDPATVTKLNALVSELGSLPGVATASDPLDSSAPTVSADLRAAYSTVTYAATAANLTSTEKTALSDAVTAASSPEFTVAVQGSATDSGGAGLTELIGIVVALVILAITYGSLLMAGVNLVASLIGVGIGSLGISTLSGFVTLSDTTSSLALMLGLAVGIDYALFIMTRFRHELRKGRDLGDAIATTVGTAGSAVVTAGATVVIALAGLAVVGIPFLAEMGFAAAATVVIAVLIAVTLVPAILGFIGFRALPKRIRAGVMAMTPEAVDVDDLQVSFPGFFGRLAGLVTRRRWLVLVSGVLALGIIAIPFASMRTTLLPSPSEGTTQAQAQAIMDDHFGPGASGPLIILVDGAGAAERANTISEQAAAMADVSHVGQPVLSGDQNAAIVTVIPKSGPTSVETEQLVRDIRTTFQTGAGPQVSVTGSTAVSVDVSEKLAQALPIYILLIVGLALILLVLVFRSILVPVTAVLGFLLTIAASFGAATAVFEWGWAKDLFGTTIAPINSVAPIIIVGVLFGLAMDYQVFLVSRIHEAHSKGASPRNAVAHGFHKAAPVVVAAAAIMFSVFGGFFPGGDSTLKPIAFTLATGVLIDAFVVRMLLMPAVITIMGRYAWSLPTWLRWLPELDVEGLRLEQNTDAAVRPEGHRFGPESVKQDD, from the coding sequence ATGGCGTCTTTGCTTTACAGGCTCGGTCTCGGCTCGTTTCGGCACCGGCGGCTCGTGGTGATCATCTGGCTGGCGGTGCTTGCGGCAGTGGGGGCCGGGTCGTTGACGCTGGCGGGTACGATGTCGGATTCGGTTTCCATACCCGGGCTCGAGTCGACAGACGCCCAGACTGTGCTCGCCGCCGAATTCGGGCCCACCCCCGACACTGCTGCGGCCCAAGTCGTTGTCGAAGTTCCATCGGGCCAGAAAGTGACGGATCCGGCCACTGTCACCAAACTCAACGCGTTGGTGAGCGAACTCGGCTCATTGCCGGGTGTCGCGACCGCTTCCGATCCTCTCGATTCGAGTGCTCCGACAGTATCGGCAGATCTCCGGGCGGCGTACAGCACCGTCACGTACGCGGCCACCGCTGCGAACCTGACGTCAACCGAGAAGACGGCCCTGTCGGACGCGGTCACGGCCGCGAGCAGCCCGGAATTCACCGTCGCGGTGCAGGGCAGCGCAACCGATTCCGGCGGCGCCGGTCTGACGGAGCTCATCGGCATAGTGGTCGCTCTGGTCATCCTGGCCATCACGTATGGATCGTTGCTGATGGCTGGCGTCAACCTCGTCGCGTCGCTGATCGGGGTCGGCATCGGATCGCTCGGCATCTCGACCCTGAGTGGATTCGTCACCCTCAGCGACACCACATCCTCGCTGGCCCTGATGCTCGGGCTTGCGGTCGGCATTGATTACGCCTTGTTCATCATGACGCGTTTTCGCCACGAGCTACGCAAAGGTCGCGACCTCGGCGACGCAATCGCAACAACCGTCGGCACGGCAGGTTCGGCTGTGGTCACGGCCGGAGCGACGGTCGTCATCGCCCTGGCCGGGCTCGCGGTCGTCGGAATACCATTCCTGGCAGAGATGGGTTTCGCCGCAGCTGCGACGGTTGTCATTGCTGTGTTGATCGCCGTCACCCTGGTGCCTGCGATACTCGGATTCATCGGATTTCGAGCGCTGCCCAAGAGGATCAGAGCTGGCGTCATGGCGATGACCCCGGAGGCCGTGGATGTTGACGACCTCCAGGTGAGCTTCCCGGGGTTCTTCGGGAGACTCGCTGGTCTTGTCACGCGTCGCCGGTGGCTCGTGCTCGTCAGTGGTGTGCTCGCGCTGGGTATCATCGCCATCCCCTTCGCCTCGATGCGCACGACCCTGCTCCCGAGTCCAAGCGAAGGCACCACCCAGGCGCAGGCGCAGGCGATCATGGATGATCATTTCGGGCCAGGAGCCAGCGGCCCGCTGATCATCCTCGTCGACGGAGCCGGGGCGGCAGAACGTGCGAACACCATCTCAGAGCAGGCCGCTGCCATGGCAGATGTCAGTCACGTCGGACAACCAGTACTTTCAGGCGATCAGAACGCCGCGATCGTCACTGTGATCCCGAAGTCTGGCCCAACCAGCGTCGAGACCGAGCAACTTGTTCGCGACATCCGCACCACGTTCCAGACGGGTGCGGGGCCTCAGGTATCGGTGACAGGGAGTACTGCGGTCAGCGTCGACGTGTCCGAGAAACTCGCTCAAGCGCTGCCGATCTACATTCTGCTGATCGTCGGCCTGGCGCTCATCCTGCTCGTTCTCGTCTTCCGATCGATCCTCGTTCCCGTCACGGCTGTACTCGGCTTTCTGCTGACCATCGCTGCCTCGTTCGGAGCTGCGACAGCCGTCTTCGAGTGGGGATGGGCCAAAGACCTGTTCGGCACGACGATCGCGCCGATCAACAGCGTCGCCCCCATCATCATCGTCGGCGTGCTCTTCGGACTCGCAATGGACTACCAGGTATTCCTGGTCAGCCGAATACACGAAGCCCACTCGAAAGGCGCCTCGCCCCGAAACGCTGTCGCCCACGGATTTCACAAGGCCGCCCCGGTCGTGGTCGCCGCCGCAGCAATCATGTTCAGCGTCTTCGGCGGATTCTTTCCCGGAGGAGACTCGACCTTGAAACCCATCGCGTTCACCCTCGCTACCGGGGTACTCATCGACGCATTCGTGGTTCGAATGCTTCTCATGCCCGCGGTCATCACCATCATGGGCCGCTACGCCTGGTCGCTACCCACCTGGTTGCGCTGGCTCCCCGAGCTCGACGTCGAAGGGCTCAGATTGGAGCAGAACACGGACGCCGCTGTTCGGCCTGAAGGTCACCGGTTCGGCCCCGAGTCCGTCAAGCAAGACGACTGA
- the lgt gene encoding prolipoprotein diacylglyceryl transferase, with protein sequence MVHASIPSPPISSFNIGPLTIHFYALCILVGIVIAVWLTQRRLENQGAEKGIVIDIALWAVPFGIIGGRFYHVVTHPNDYFFAGADLWKTLYVWEGGLAIFGGIIFGGIGAFIACQRKGIRFWAFADALAPGLLFAQAFGRFGNYFNHELYGGPTTLPWGLQIESTNAAFPPGLPAGTLFHPLFLYEMIWNIGGAFLIIYIERRLRLHSGEVLALYFIWYGSGRAFFEWLRLDPTEFTFLGLKANVIAALLVAIAGIILFVVQRRRNLPYPESAYRPGREPAVVVRVSDDRQHPEVEPAEASTGAIASELDKTRQGTE encoded by the coding sequence ATGGTTCACGCCAGCATCCCCAGCCCACCGATCAGTTCGTTCAACATCGGCCCGCTGACCATTCATTTCTACGCTCTGTGCATTCTCGTCGGCATCGTCATCGCCGTGTGGCTGACTCAGCGTCGCCTTGAGAATCAGGGTGCCGAGAAGGGCATCGTCATCGACATCGCCCTGTGGGCAGTGCCGTTCGGGATCATTGGGGGTCGTTTCTACCATGTGGTGACGCACCCCAACGACTACTTCTTTGCTGGAGCCGATCTCTGGAAGACGCTCTACGTGTGGGAGGGCGGCCTGGCGATCTTCGGTGGGATCATCTTTGGCGGCATCGGCGCGTTCATAGCCTGCCAACGCAAGGGAATCCGCTTCTGGGCGTTCGCTGATGCCCTGGCGCCCGGCCTGCTGTTTGCGCAGGCATTCGGGCGGTTCGGCAACTACTTCAACCACGAACTCTACGGTGGCCCGACCACCTTGCCCTGGGGCCTGCAGATCGAATCGACGAACGCCGCATTCCCTCCGGGACTACCCGCCGGAACCCTCTTTCACCCGCTGTTTCTCTACGAGATGATCTGGAACATCGGTGGTGCGTTCCTGATCATCTACATCGAGCGCCGCCTACGGCTGCACTCGGGAGAAGTTCTCGCGCTGTACTTCATTTGGTACGGTTCCGGTCGGGCATTCTTTGAGTGGTTGCGCCTGGACCCGACCGAGTTCACCTTTCTCGGTCTCAAGGCCAACGTCATCGCCGCGCTCCTGGTCGCAATTGCCGGGATCATCCTTTTCGTCGTTCAGCGACGGCGAAACCTGCCCTACCCTGAAAGCGCCTACAGGCCCGGAAGGGAACCGGCGGTTGTCGTCCGGGTCAGCGATGACCGTCAGCACCCTGAAGTCGAGCCTGCGGAAGCCTCCACTGGAGCGATCGCGTCCGAATTGGACAAGACACGCCAGGGAACGGAGTGA
- a CDS encoding YhgE/Pip family protein, giving the protein MKRLASLLKSPDAASRSRPVRMIALVLAVLTPLLVAGIAIGSVSGASAGASGRPNVPAAVVNLDTAVTTTLGGKQTTVAAGKLLTQQLLSSDTSGFSWTITDSAAASAGLAGGTYSAVVTIPSDFSAQYISSQGATPMAATLAVETNGSQSYVSGLLATALASNVQSALSTSLTEAYIKGLLGGFTQLNTTVASVGTQAAPLVSGAAQLSSGTASMATGMASADSGMQALNSGLTAISSAVDELPKATADLNVGAQIAQGGTKLLTDGLAEMVLKQADIELRQRVLDDGFAALTRDLPTLTPAEVASRVAELHSQSASITRSSTAIGGDLDVAVLGTAALHVDTDLVAKGTAALAGSMPELASSLSAASSGAGALASGTAKLSSASAEVATGAAGVSTGTTQLVDGVNQIAANIPSYTEAQQTTISTVVAAPITTTVSNATRTSSAMDAVAGVMVPIALWAGALALYLVLAPFTALALGSVASIWRIARRSLVPALLLAIIQAAIVLVGLALLGVTPGHRIGTAVFVIGASLAFVALHQGLVAMFGRLGRMLSLSFLALQVVAAGVLVPAAFSPSWFDTLSGILPLSVAVTGLQALVTGGDVGGALSALVVLALIGAIGIALTLVAISRRRTVVLPTV; this is encoded by the coding sequence ATGAAACGCCTCGCATCGCTGCTGAAATCTCCCGATGCGGCCTCACGTTCGAGGCCGGTACGGATGATCGCCCTGGTGCTCGCCGTTCTGACCCCCCTGCTCGTGGCCGGCATCGCCATCGGCTCGGTCTCGGGGGCGTCGGCCGGGGCATCCGGTCGCCCCAACGTGCCGGCAGCCGTCGTCAACCTCGACACTGCGGTCACCACCACTCTCGGCGGAAAACAGACCACCGTGGCGGCGGGCAAGCTGCTGACTCAGCAACTGCTCTCGTCGGACACCAGTGGGTTCTCCTGGACAATCACCGACTCGGCTGCAGCCTCGGCGGGCCTCGCAGGCGGCACCTACTCGGCGGTCGTCACGATTCCGAGCGACTTCTCTGCCCAGTACATCTCGAGCCAGGGTGCCACCCCGATGGCTGCGACCCTTGCCGTGGAGACGAACGGTTCGCAGAGCTACGTGTCGGGCCTTCTCGCCACAGCACTGGCCTCGAACGTGCAGTCTGCGCTCTCGACGAGCCTGACCGAGGCCTACATCAAAGGTCTGCTGGGCGGGTTCACCCAGCTGAACACCACCGTCGCGTCGGTCGGTACGCAGGCTGCGCCGCTCGTCTCCGGTGCTGCCCAGCTTTCGAGCGGTACCGCGAGCATGGCCACCGGAATGGCCAGTGCCGACAGCGGAATGCAGGCGCTGAACTCGGGTCTCACGGCCATCTCCTCTGCCGTCGACGAGCTTCCGAAGGCCACCGCAGACCTGAATGTCGGCGCGCAGATCGCGCAGGGCGGCACGAAGCTCCTCACCGACGGCCTCGCCGAAATGGTGCTGAAGCAGGCCGACATCGAGCTGCGGCAACGCGTTCTCGATGACGGTTTCGCCGCTCTCACGCGCGACCTGCCGACACTCACTCCCGCCGAGGTGGCGAGCCGTGTTGCCGAGCTGCACTCGCAGTCGGCGTCGATTACCAGGTCGAGTACCGCCATCGGCGGCGACCTCGACGTAGCTGTGCTCGGCACCGCCGCACTGCACGTCGACACCGACCTGGTCGCCAAGGGCACTGCGGCGCTTGCAGGCTCGATGCCGGAGCTCGCCTCGAGTCTGTCGGCGGCGTCCTCGGGGGCAGGCGCTCTCGCCAGCGGGACCGCCAAACTCAGTTCGGCAAGCGCCGAAGTCGCCACGGGTGCAGCCGGCGTCTCGACGGGTACCACCCAGCTCGTCGACGGTGTCAACCAGATCGCCGCCAACATCCCCTCGTACACAGAAGCGCAGCAGACCACGATCTCCACCGTCGTCGCGGCGCCGATCACCACCACGGTGAGCAACGCCACGCGCACCTCCTCAGCGATGGATGCTGTGGCCGGCGTCATGGTGCCCATCGCGTTGTGGGCCGGGGCTCTTGCCCTGTACCTCGTGCTGGCACCGTTCACCGCGCTCGCGCTGGGCTCGGTGGCATCGATCTGGCGCATCGCACGCCGCTCGTTGGTGCCCGCGCTGCTGCTGGCGATCATCCAGGCCGCCATTGTGCTCGTCGGTCTCGCCCTGCTCGGGGTGACGCCGGGCCATCGCATCGGCACGGCCGTGTTCGTGATCGGAGCGTCGCTGGCCTTCGTCGCCCTGCACCAGGGCCTCGTCGCGATGTTCGGCAGGCTGGGCCGGATGCTCTCGCTCTCGTTCCTCGCGCTGCAGGTCGTTGCCGCCGGCGTGCTGGTTCCTGCCGCCTTCAGCCCGTCGTGGTTCGATACTCTGTCGGGCATCCTGCCGCTGTCGGTCGCCGTCACCGGGCTGCAGGCGCTCGTCACTGGCGGAGACGTCGGCGGGGCTCTCTCGGCGCTCGTCGTGCTCGCGCTGATCGGGGCCATCGGCATCGCGCTGACGCTCGTGGCGATCTCGCGGCGACGTACCGTGGTGCTGCCGACCGTGTGA
- a CDS encoding MMPL family transporter: protein MATLLYKIGGFAARRHFVVIGIWVLLVTAALLGSKVFDGQMAQSVEIPGTQSQTAIDMLQSRFPAASGASAKVIFLAPEGGDIHADQAQIEAAVTALTALDDVAAVSDPFVAANSAQIAANNSMAYVAVQYSVPQSELTQEQENAVRAIGQAQATDGVTVAFSGLVPVPAAADNSQEAVGLLVAFIILAITIGSLLAAGMPLVTAGIGVVISTSAITIFAKFVTISSTAPVLASMLGLAVGIDYALFIVSRHRSQLAAGVKPRESIALAISTAGSAVVFAALTVIIALIGLSVVQIPFLSVMGIGAAVGVLLALVVSVTLLPAILSLFGRRLIPKPGSRAFKREAATHDTAGATPTLGRRWVTLVTKKPLITLISTALLLLVVAVPALGMKLTIPDAGYDPEGSEARVAYDLLTEGYGPGFNGPLLVTADISKTTDVLGALKALESEFTGLADVAAVSQAGPNAAFDMAVISITPSSSPDSDATKNLVNTLRAGAPAFEKANGFTYMVTGQTAVSIDISNRLGDALGPFALVVVGLCLVLLTMVFRSIAVPITATLGFLLSVSASLGIITAIFNWGWLAGPIGVQKVGPVISFMPILVMAVLFGLAMDYQVFLVSRMREEFTKTGRAFISVIDGFSASARVVTAAALIMFSVFASFVPGGGAVLQPLAGALAIGVLIDAFLVRMTLIPAVMALLGDKAWYLPKWLQRIVPDVDLEGEKVHALLAARSWRPEPELVAPAVAAPGLPTTPAEAIAAAGAPTHEEAAVADVPAAASSEVDARPAAALPLDASAPEPGLTLSIAAGGLLLDGVEPFDLRIGAGDILIVGGTRHDSVALLAAVTGRHAASGFLTVLGHAQPFEASALRREAVLVLATELDDSTLTLAEYLSTQVGLVARRLHRAHRRAKAVGILGQLEAVHPEQFAEVSAHTPVGELSTYARTCIDVAVGLAAERPLLAIDLSTLGHPLALDLIESVSTLAPAGTTLVFAVSPFVDGDALSLDDVGYGNALIARERAPEVFAPSVFGLELASRTIMRLELHPSARKVLA from the coding sequence ATGGCGACACTGCTGTACAAAATCGGTGGCTTCGCAGCCAGGCGGCACTTCGTGGTCATCGGCATCTGGGTGCTGCTGGTAACCGCCGCACTGCTCGGTTCGAAGGTCTTCGACGGGCAGATGGCGCAGTCGGTCGAGATCCCCGGCACCCAGTCGCAGACCGCGATCGACATGCTGCAGAGCCGGTTCCCGGCGGCAAGTGGAGCAAGCGCAAAGGTGATCTTCCTCGCCCCGGAGGGCGGCGACATCCATGCCGACCAGGCGCAGATCGAGGCTGCAGTGACCGCGCTGACAGCACTCGACGATGTCGCGGCCGTGAGCGATCCGTTCGTTGCCGCGAACTCTGCGCAGATCGCGGCGAACAACTCGATGGCGTACGTCGCGGTGCAGTACTCCGTGCCCCAGTCAGAGCTGACCCAGGAGCAGGAGAATGCAGTCAGGGCCATCGGCCAGGCGCAAGCGACTGACGGCGTGACCGTGGCCTTCTCGGGGCTGGTTCCGGTTCCCGCTGCTGCCGACAACTCGCAGGAGGCCGTCGGCCTGCTCGTGGCGTTCATCATTCTCGCCATCACGATCGGGTCTCTACTGGCGGCCGGCATGCCGTTGGTCACTGCCGGGATCGGTGTGGTCATCTCCACCAGTGCGATCACGATCTTCGCGAAGTTCGTCACGATCTCCTCGACTGCACCCGTGCTGGCGTCGATGCTGGGGCTTGCGGTCGGCATCGACTACGCCCTCTTCATCGTCTCGAGGCATCGCTCGCAGCTTGCCGCAGGCGTGAAGCCGCGGGAGTCGATCGCGCTGGCCATCTCGACGGCCGGGAGTGCCGTGGTCTTCGCTGCCCTGACGGTGATCATCGCCCTCATCGGGCTGTCTGTCGTGCAGATTCCGTTCCTTTCTGTCATGGGTATCGGGGCGGCGGTCGGCGTGCTGCTCGCACTGGTTGTCTCGGTGACACTGCTGCCGGCCATCCTGAGCCTGTTCGGCCGGAGGCTCATACCGAAACCGGGCTCGCGCGCGTTCAAACGTGAGGCGGCGACACACGACACGGCCGGTGCCACGCCGACGCTTGGCCGGCGCTGGGTGACGCTGGTCACGAAGAAGCCTCTCATCACGCTCATTTCGACGGCCCTGTTGCTGCTTGTCGTCGCCGTGCCGGCTCTCGGCATGAAGCTCACCATTCCCGACGCCGGGTACGACCCGGAAGGGTCAGAGGCGCGGGTGGCCTACGACCTGCTGACCGAAGGCTACGGGCCCGGCTTCAACGGGCCGCTGCTGGTCACGGCCGACATCAGTAAGACGACGGATGTCCTGGGCGCACTGAAGGCGCTCGAAAGCGAATTCACGGGGCTGGCCGACGTCGCCGCCGTAAGCCAGGCCGGGCCGAACGCCGCGTTCGACATGGCCGTCATCTCGATCACCCCCTCGAGTTCGCCCGATTCCGACGCCACGAAGAACCTCGTCAACACGCTTCGAGCCGGCGCTCCGGCCTTCGAGAAGGCGAACGGCTTCACGTACATGGTCACGGGCCAGACCGCCGTGTCGATCGACATCTCGAACCGACTCGGTGACGCTCTCGGCCCGTTCGCCCTCGTGGTGGTCGGGCTCTGCCTGGTGCTGCTCACGATGGTCTTCCGGTCGATCGCCGTGCCCATCACGGCAACTCTCGGGTTTCTGCTCTCGGTGAGCGCGTCGCTCGGAATCATCACCGCGATCTTCAACTGGGGTTGGCTCGCCGGGCCGATCGGCGTGCAGAAGGTCGGGCCCGTCATCAGCTTCATGCCCATTCTGGTCATGGCCGTGCTCTTCGGGTTGGCCATGGACTACCAGGTCTTCTTGGTGTCGCGCATGCGCGAGGAGTTCACGAAGACCGGGCGCGCGTTCATTTCGGTGATCGACGGGTTCAGCGCTTCGGCCCGCGTCGTCACGGCCGCGGCGCTCATCATGTTCAGTGTGTTCGCCTCGTTCGTGCCTGGTGGGGGAGCGGTGCTGCAACCGCTGGCCGGCGCACTCGCGATCGGTGTGCTGATCGACGCCTTCCTCGTGCGCATGACCCTGATCCCGGCAGTGATGGCGCTGCTCGGCGACAAGGCCTGGTACCTGCCGAAATGGTTGCAGCGCATCGTGCCCGACGTCGACCTCGAAGGCGAGAAGGTGCACGCACTTCTTGCTGCGCGAAGCTGGCGGCCCGAACCCGAGCTTGTCGCTCCCGCTGTCGCAGCCCCCGGCCTCCCGACGACCCCTGCGGAAGCAATCGCTGCTGCTGGCGCGCCCACCCACGAAGAAGCCGCAGTCGCTGACGTGCCTGCCGCGGCCAGCAGCGAAGTGGATGCCCGTCCCGCTGCAGCCCTGCCCCTCGACGCCAGCGCCCCCGAACCGGGCCTCACCCTCTCCATCGCAGCAGGGGGCCTGCTGCTCGACGGCGTCGAACCGTTCGATCTGCGCATCGGCGCCGGCGACATCCTCATCGTCGGCGGTACCCGCCACGACTCTGTGGCACTGCTCGCCGCAGTCACCGGCCGCCACGCTGCCTCCGGGTTCCTGACGGTTCTGGGCCACGCCCAGCCCTTCGAGGCGAGTGCCCTCCGCCGCGAAGCTGTGCTCGTGCTCGCCACCGAACTCGACGATTCGACCCTCACCCTCGCGGAGTACCTCTCCACCCAGGTCGGCCTTGTCGCCCGACGCCTGCACCGGGCGCACCGCCGGGCGAAAGCGGTCGGTATTCTCGGGCAACTCGAGGCCGTGCATCCGGAGCAGTTCGCCGAGGTTTCGGCGCACACGCCCGTCGGCGAGCTCAGTACCTATGCGCGAACGTGCATCGACGTTGCAGTCGGCCTCGCAGCGGAGCGGCCACTGCTTGCGATCGATCTGAGCACGCTCGGGCATCCACTCGCCCTCGATCTCATCGAGTCGGTCAGCACGCTCGCACCGGCCGGCACGACGCTCGTCTTCGCGGTGTCGCCGTTCGTCGACGGTGATGCTCTCTCGCTCGACGACGTCGGCTACGGCAACGCCCTGATAGCTCGCGAGAGAGCCCCCGAGGTCTTTGCGCCCTCGGTCTTCGGCCTCGAGCTCGCCTCTCGCACGATCATGCGGCTGGAGCTCCACCCCAGCGCTCGAAAGGTACTGGCATGA
- a CDS encoding EAL domain-containing protein, giving the protein MTGVEALARWHNPDLGHVSPAEFVPIAEKNGVIHEIGAEMLRQACALLRELLVSQRPLAVSVNVSVAQLMKHDFIETVARILKDYAVPPALVTFELTESQFLADTLHIVAQLHRLRELGIGVSLDDFGIGNSSLIQLYDLPLTELKIDQAFIRKDGPAGEALIGGLVALAHQLNLTVVTEGIETSQQFDIIRKLGSDRIQGYLIAHPMSHRDLTSFLADRSH; this is encoded by the coding sequence ATCACAGGCGTCGAAGCACTCGCGCGATGGCACAACCCCGACCTCGGCCACGTCTCGCCCGCAGAATTCGTCCCAATCGCGGAGAAAAATGGTGTGATTCACGAAATCGGTGCGGAAATGCTCCGCCAAGCCTGCGCCCTGCTGCGAGAACTACTCGTCTCGCAACGCCCACTGGCCGTTTCAGTCAATGTGTCCGTCGCGCAACTCATGAAACACGACTTCATCGAGACCGTAGCCAGAATCCTTAAGGACTACGCCGTCCCGCCAGCGTTAGTCACATTTGAACTCACCGAATCCCAGTTCCTAGCCGACACCCTCCACATCGTCGCCCAATTGCACCGCCTCCGAGAGCTCGGCATTGGGGTATCCCTCGACGATTTCGGTATCGGAAACAGCTCCCTCATCCAGCTCTACGACCTTCCCCTCACCGAACTGAAAATCGATCAAGCGTTCATTCGTAAAGACGGTCCCGCCGGAGAAGCTCTCATCGGAGGCCTCGTAGCCCTAGCCCACCAACTTAACCTCACCGTCGTCACGGAAGGCATAGAAACTTCCCAACAATTTGACATCATCCGAAAACTAGGCAGCGACCGAATCCAGGGCTATCTCATCGCCCACCCGATGAGTCACCGCGACCTGACTTCCTTCCTCGCCGACCGCTCACACTGA
- a CDS encoding rhodanese-like domain-containing protein: MGLFKTREHGRAVQPIDASAAIQSVRDGAILVDVRTAIEWARGHAPGARHIPLQLISSRGAQLSHDTQIITICQSGHRSDIAARTLARKGFTVSSVTGGMPAWKAAGGAVETN, from the coding sequence ATGGGCCTATTCAAGACGCGCGAGCACGGTCGAGCCGTGCAGCCGATCGATGCTTCTGCCGCAATCCAATCAGTGCGTGACGGGGCGATCCTCGTAGACGTTCGCACGGCAATCGAGTGGGCTCGTGGGCACGCCCCGGGCGCCAGGCACATCCCGCTACAGCTCATCAGTTCTCGGGGTGCGCAACTGTCTCACGATACCCAGATCATCACCATCTGCCAGTCCGGCCATCGCTCAGACATCGCTGCGCGGACCCTGGCCAGGAAGGGCTTCACCGTCTCGTCGGTGACGGGCGGGATGCCTGCCTGGAAAGCCGCCGGCGGCGCTGTCGAAACGAATTGA